A genome region from Cucurbita pepo subsp. pepo cultivar mu-cu-16 chromosome LG02, ASM280686v2, whole genome shotgun sequence includes the following:
- the LOC111788617 gene encoding protein FLX-like 1 isoform X3, whose product MIMSGRNRGPPIPLNGVHHGALPSVREPPFARGLGPMPHPALLEEIRETQYGMHPGPLPPHPVIIEERLAAQHQDIQGLLLDNQRLAATHVALKQELEAAQHELQRMAHVADSLHAERDIQMRELYEKSVRLEVDLRGVETMRAELLQVHSDVKELTTARQELNGQAQAMTQDLTRITADLQQAPALRAEIETVKQELHRARVAIEYEKKGYAENYEHGQVMEKKLVSMARELEKLRAEVANAEKRAHASAAAIGNAAAGYGASYGNADAGYAGNPYSTNYGLNNSGTDGYPPYGPGSVSWGAYDMQRAQGHR is encoded by the exons ATG ATTATGTCTGGAAGAAATCGTGGACCGCCTATCCCACTAAATGGGGTGCATCATGGTGCACTACCATCAGTTCGAGAGCCTCCTTTTGCCAGAGGCCTTGGGCCAATGCCACATCCAGCGCTTCTTGAGGAAATCAGAGAAACACAGTATGGGATGCATCCAGGACCCCTTCCTCCACACCCTGTAATAATTGAGGAGCGTCTTGCTGCCCAACATCAAGATATTCAAGGTCTTCTTCTCGATAACCAGAGGCTAGCTGCGACCCATGTTGCGCTTAAGCAGGAACTAGAAGCAGCCCAGCATGAGTTGCAACGTATGGCTCATGTTGCTGATTCCTTACATGCAGAAAGGGACATTCAGATGAGAGAGTTGTATGAAAAATCGGTTAGACTAGAGGTTGATCTGCGAGGAGTTGAGACTATGCGGGCAGAGCTTCTTCAAGTTCATTCTGATGTAAAGGAACTAACTACTGCAAGGCAGGAGCTCAATGGTCAAGCACAAGCAATGACACAAGATCTAACCAGAATTACTGCAGATTTGCAGCAAGCCCCAGCATTGAGGGCAGAAATTGAAACTGTGAAGCAGGAATTACATCGTGCTAG AGTTGCAATAGAGTATGAAAAGAAGGGATATGCGGAGAATTATGAACACGGTCAGGTTATGGAGAAGAAACTGGTTTCAATGGCTAGGGAGTTGGAGAAACTTAGAGCTGAGGTTGCTAATGCAGAGAAGAGAGCTCATGCTTCTGCTGCTGCAATTGGAAATGCTG CTGCTGGCTATGGTGCAAGTTATGGAAATGCTGATGCTGGATATGCAGGAAATCCATATTCTACAAATTATGGCTTGAACAAC TCTGGTACAGATGGTTATCCTCCGTATGGACCTGGATCTGTTTCCTGGGGTGCGTATGACATGCAACGGGCTCAAGGACATAGATAG
- the LOC111788617 gene encoding protein FLX-like 1 isoform X1 — MIMSGRNRGPPIPLNGVHHGALPSVREPPFARGLGPMPHPALLEEIRETQYGMHPGPLPPHPVIIEERLAAQHQDIQGLLLDNQRLAATHVALKQELEAAQHELQRMAHVADSLHAERDIQMRELYEKSVRLEVDLRGVETMRAELLQVHSDVKELTTARQELNGQAQAMTQDLTRITADLQQAPALRAEIETVKQELHRARVAIEYEKKGYAENYEHGQVMEKKLVSMARELEKLRAEVANAEKRAHASAAAIGNAAAGYGASYGNADAGYAGNPYSTNYGLNNVQSGTDGYPPYGPGSVSWGAYDMQRAQGHR; from the exons ATG ATTATGTCTGGAAGAAATCGTGGACCGCCTATCCCACTAAATGGGGTGCATCATGGTGCACTACCATCAGTTCGAGAGCCTCCTTTTGCCAGAGGCCTTGGGCCAATGCCACATCCAGCGCTTCTTGAGGAAATCAGAGAAACACAGTATGGGATGCATCCAGGACCCCTTCCTCCACACCCTGTAATAATTGAGGAGCGTCTTGCTGCCCAACATCAAGATATTCAAGGTCTTCTTCTCGATAACCAGAGGCTAGCTGCGACCCATGTTGCGCTTAAGCAGGAACTAGAAGCAGCCCAGCATGAGTTGCAACGTATGGCTCATGTTGCTGATTCCTTACATGCAGAAAGGGACATTCAGATGAGAGAGTTGTATGAAAAATCGGTTAGACTAGAGGTTGATCTGCGAGGAGTTGAGACTATGCGGGCAGAGCTTCTTCAAGTTCATTCTGATGTAAAGGAACTAACTACTGCAAGGCAGGAGCTCAATGGTCAAGCACAAGCAATGACACAAGATCTAACCAGAATTACTGCAGATTTGCAGCAAGCCCCAGCATTGAGGGCAGAAATTGAAACTGTGAAGCAGGAATTACATCGTGCTAG AGTTGCAATAGAGTATGAAAAGAAGGGATATGCGGAGAATTATGAACACGGTCAGGTTATGGAGAAGAAACTGGTTTCAATGGCTAGGGAGTTGGAGAAACTTAGAGCTGAGGTTGCTAATGCAGAGAAGAGAGCTCATGCTTCTGCTGCTGCAATTGGAAATGCTG CTGCTGGCTATGGTGCAAGTTATGGAAATGCTGATGCTGGATATGCAGGAAATCCATATTCTACAAATTATGGCTTGAACAAC GTACAGTCTGGTACAGATGGTTATCCTCCGTATGGACCTGGATCTGTTTCCTGGGGTGCGTATGACATGCAACGGGCTCAAGGACATAGATAG
- the LOC111788617 gene encoding protein FLX-like 1 isoform X2 codes for MSGRNRGPPIPLNGVHHGALPSVREPPFARGLGPMPHPALLEEIRETQYGMHPGPLPPHPVIIEERLAAQHQDIQGLLLDNQRLAATHVALKQELEAAQHELQRMAHVADSLHAERDIQMRELYEKSVRLEVDLRGVETMRAELLQVHSDVKELTTARQELNGQAQAMTQDLTRITADLQQAPALRAEIETVKQELHRARVAIEYEKKGYAENYEHGQVMEKKLVSMARELEKLRAEVANAEKRAHASAAAIGNAAAGYGASYGNADAGYAGNPYSTNYGLNNVQSGTDGYPPYGPGSVSWGAYDMQRAQGHR; via the exons ATGTCTGGAAGAAATCGTGGACCGCCTATCCCACTAAATGGGGTGCATCATGGTGCACTACCATCAGTTCGAGAGCCTCCTTTTGCCAGAGGCCTTGGGCCAATGCCACATCCAGCGCTTCTTGAGGAAATCAGAGAAACACAGTATGGGATGCATCCAGGACCCCTTCCTCCACACCCTGTAATAATTGAGGAGCGTCTTGCTGCCCAACATCAAGATATTCAAGGTCTTCTTCTCGATAACCAGAGGCTAGCTGCGACCCATGTTGCGCTTAAGCAGGAACTAGAAGCAGCCCAGCATGAGTTGCAACGTATGGCTCATGTTGCTGATTCCTTACATGCAGAAAGGGACATTCAGATGAGAGAGTTGTATGAAAAATCGGTTAGACTAGAGGTTGATCTGCGAGGAGTTGAGACTATGCGGGCAGAGCTTCTTCAAGTTCATTCTGATGTAAAGGAACTAACTACTGCAAGGCAGGAGCTCAATGGTCAAGCACAAGCAATGACACAAGATCTAACCAGAATTACTGCAGATTTGCAGCAAGCCCCAGCATTGAGGGCAGAAATTGAAACTGTGAAGCAGGAATTACATCGTGCTAG AGTTGCAATAGAGTATGAAAAGAAGGGATATGCGGAGAATTATGAACACGGTCAGGTTATGGAGAAGAAACTGGTTTCAATGGCTAGGGAGTTGGAGAAACTTAGAGCTGAGGTTGCTAATGCAGAGAAGAGAGCTCATGCTTCTGCTGCTGCAATTGGAAATGCTG CTGCTGGCTATGGTGCAAGTTATGGAAATGCTGATGCTGGATATGCAGGAAATCCATATTCTACAAATTATGGCTTGAACAAC GTACAGTCTGGTACAGATGGTTATCCTCCGTATGGACCTGGATCTGTTTCCTGGGGTGCGTATGACATGCAACGGGCTCAAGGACATAGATAG
- the LOC111789040 gene encoding bidirectional sugar transporter SWEET2-like — protein MRMVLHSFAGHIFAFGLFLSPLDTFRRVIRNQTTEQFSGLPYIYALLNCLICLWYGTPLISPRNTMVVTINSIGAVFQLVYIFLFITYAEKGRKMKMIGLLLAVFAIFIAIVAGSLQIANVPLRRNVVGILSCASLVSMFASPLFIINLVIRTKSVEFMPFYLSLSTFLMSVSFFLYGLFNYDLFVYAPNGIGAVLGIVQLVLYFYYSRVAKEEPREPLLVSYS, from the exons atgAGAATGGTACTTCATTCATTTGCAGGGCACATCTTTGCTTTTGGGCTGTTCTTGTCACCTCT AGATACGTTTCGACGTGTTATCCGAAACCAAACAACCGAACAGTTTTCGGGTTTGCCATATATATATGCTTTGTTGAACTGCCTCATTTGTCTATGGTATGGCACCCCCCTCATTTCCCCAAGAAACACGATGGTCGTGACGATCAACTCGATCGGCGCGGTGTTTCAGTTAGTCTACATCTTTCTCTTCATCACATATGctgaaaagggaagaaag ATGAAAATGATTGGATTGTTGCTTGCAGTGTTTGCCATTTTCATAGCTATTGTTGCAGGGAGCTTACAGATAGCTAACGTCCCTTTGCGACGAAATGTCGTCGGGATCTTGAGTTGTGCATCTCTCGTATCGATGTTTGCTTCTCCATTGTTCATAATC AATTTGGTGATTCGAACAAAGAGTGTGGAGTTTATGCCGTTTTATCTCTCACTTTCGACCTTCCTCATGAGCGTATCGTTTTTCCTCTATGGACTGTTCAATTACGATCTGTTCGTTTAT GCACCAAATGGGATAGGAGCTGTGTTGGGGATAGTACAATTGGTCTTGTACTTCTACTATAGTCGAGTCGCTAAAGAGGAGCCTAGAGAACCTCTACTTGTATCCTACTCGTAA
- the LOC111788039 gene encoding alpha,alpha-trehalose-phosphate synthase [UDP-forming] 1-like, producing MPGNKYKVNSNDITDHIPGRLERLLRERKLRKSSKDSYSNEVNDHSKESELIENDLRSKEEENAGISYKFSEASAASRAFAEGCDKQEGKPPRQRLLVVANRLPVSAVRRGEDSWSLEISAGGLVSALLGVNDFEARWIGWAGVNVPDEVGQKALTEALAEKRCIPVFLDEEIVHQYYNGYCNNILWPLFHYLGLPQEDRLATTRSFQSQFAAYKKANQMFADVVNKHYEEGDVVWCHDYHLMFLPKCLKDHNRKMKVGWFLHTPFPSSEIHRTLPSRSELLRSVLAADLVGFHTYDYARHFVSACTRILGLEGTPEGVEDQGKLTRVAAFPIGIDSDRFIRALKTSEVQVRIEELKDRFKGRKVMLGVDRLDMIKGIPQKILAFEKFLEENTDWRDKVVLLQIAVPTRTDVPEYQKLTSQVHEIVGRINGRFGTLTTVPIHHLDRSLDFPALCALYAVTDVALVTSLRDGMNLVSYEFVACQDAKKGVLILSEFAGAAQSLGAGALLVNPWNITEVAKSIERALKMGAEEREKRHWHNFLHVTTHTAQEWAETFVSELNDTVVEAELRIRQCPPPLPFDNAMKRYEQSTNRLLILGFNSTLTEPVDTPERRGDQIREMDLKLHPDLKEPLTAICNDPNTTVVILSGSDRTVLDDNFGEYDMWLAAENGMFLRFTRGDWMTTMPEHLNMEWVDSVKHVFEYFTERTPRSHFELRETSLVWNYKYADVEFGRLQARDMLQHLWTGPISNASVDVVQGSRSVEVRAVGVTKVSPVDRILGEIVHSKSMTTPIDYVLCVGHFLGKDEDVYTFFEPELPSDTIGMARSKGTDGLKLTGERRSSIKVPASRNGSTAPHNKARSNLEKKTSNHNCANGRKPSPEKIQWNVLDLQAENYFSCAVGRSRTNARYMLGSSDDVVSFLKELASAKSFS from the exons ATGCCTGGGAATAAGTATAAAGTTAACTCAAACGATATTACGGACCATATACCAGGTCGACTAGAAAGGCTCTTGCGAGAGAGAAAGCTAAGGAAAAGCAGTAAGGATTCATATTCAAATGAGGTGAACGACCACAGTAAGGAGTCTGAACTAATTGAAAATGACCTTCGTtcgaaagaagaagaaaacgcTGGAATTTCCTATAAATTTTCGGAAGCTTCTGCAGCCTCAAGGGCCTTTGCCGAAGGATGTGACAAGCAAGAGGGCAAGCCTCCCAGACAACGGTTGCTGGTTGTGGCCAATAGGCTGCCAGTTTCTGCGGTTAGGAGAGGTGAAGATTCCTGGTCTCTAGAGATTAGTGCTGGAGGTCTAGTGAGTGCACTTCTGG GCGTGAATGACTTTGAAGCGAGATGGATTGGTTGGGCTGGTGTAAATGTGCCAGATGAGGTAGGACAAAAGGCACTGACTGAAGCTTTGGCTGAGAAG AGGTGTATCCCTGTTTTCCTTGATGAAGAAATTGTTCATCAGTACTACAATGGTTATTGCAACAACATTTTATGGCCTTTGTTTCATTACCTTGGCCTTCCTCAAGAAGATCGTCTTGCCACCACGCGTAGCTTTCAGTCTCAGTTTGCCGCATACAAGAAAGCAAACCAAATGTTTGCTGACGTAGTAAACAAGCACTATGAGGAGGGTGATGTTGTTTGGTGCCATGATTACCATCTTATGTTTCTTCCCAAATGTCTAAAAGATCATAATCGTAAGATGAAAGTCGGCTGGTTTCTCCATacaccttttccttcttctgaAATCCACAGGACCCTTCCGTCCCGATCAGAGCTTCTGCGCTCAGTACTTGCTGCCGATCTGGTTGG CTTTCACACGTATGATTATGCTCGTCATTTCGTAAGTGCTTGTACTCGTATTCTTGGACTTGAGGGTACACCAGAAGGAGTTGAGGATCAAGGAAAGCTAACGCGAGTTGCTGCA ttCCCTATTGGTATCGACTCAGATCGATTCATACGTGCACTCAAGACTTCTGAAGTCCAAGTACGCATTGAAGAGTTGAAGGACAGATTTAAAGGTCGAAAG GTAATGTTAGGCGTTGATCGTCTTGATATGATTAAAGGAATACCTCAAAAGATATTAGCATTTGAAAAATTCTTGGAGGAAAACACTGATTGGCGTGATAAAGTTGTTTTGCTGCAAATTGCAGTGCCAACAAGAACAGACGTGCCAGAAT ATCAAAAGCTTACAAGCCAAGTTCATGAAATAGTTGGACGCATTAATGGGAGATTTGGAACATTGACTACCGTGCCCATACATCATCTG GATCGCTCCCTTGATTTTCCTGCATTATGTGCCCTCTATGCTGTAACTg ATGTAGCGCTTGTCACATCTTTGAGGGATGGAATGAATCTCGTCAGTTATGAATTCGTCGCTTGCCAGGATGCAAAGAAAGGGGTTTTAATTCTTAGTGAG TTTGCTGGTGCTGCGCAATCTCTGGGTGCTGGGGCACTTTTGGTCAACCCTTGGAACATAACAGAAGTCGCAAAATCCATCGAGCGAGCATTAAAGATGGGTgctgaagaaagagaaaagcgCCATTGgcataattttcttcatgtgACAACACACACTGCCCAGGAATGGGCTGAAACTTTTGTGAG TGAACTTAACGATACAGTAGTTGAAGCTGAACTGAGGATTAGGCAATGTCCACCCCCGCTTCCATTTGACAATGCAATGAAACGTTATGAGCAATCTACTAATCGATTACTCATACTG GGGTTCAATTCAACATTAACTGAACCAGTGGACACTCCTGAAAGAAGAGGCGATCAGATTAGAGAAATGGATCTGAAACTACACCCGGATTTGAAAGAACCATTGACGGCGATTTGCAACGACCCCAATACGACAGTGGTCATCCTCAGTGGGAGCGATAGAACAGTGTTGGATGAT AACTTTGGGGAGTATGATATGTGGTTGGCAGCTGAGAATGGGATGTTTCTACGCTTCACAAGGGGTGACTGGATGACTACAATGCCTGAGCATTTGAATATGGAATGGGTCGACAGTGTGAAG CACGTTTTTGAGTACTTCACAGAGAGAACTCCCCGTTCCCATTTTGAACTCCGCGAAACTTCACTTGTTTGGAACTATAAATATGCAG ATGTTGAGTTTGGAAGGCTTCAAGCAAGGGATATGCTGCAGCATTTATGGACAGGTCCAATTTCTAACGCATCAGTTGATGTTGTTCAAGGTAGCCGATCTGTTGAAGTGCGAGCTGTTGGCGTTACCAAGGTTAGTCCTGT TGACCGAATATTGGGAGAAATAGTTCACAGCAAGTCCATGACGACTCCAATAGACTATGTCTTATGTGTAGGCCATTTTCTTGGGAAG GATGAAGATGTTTACACATTCTTTGAGCCTGAACTACCATCGGATACCATAGGCATGGCAAGATCAAAGGGAACTGACGGACTTAAGTTAACGGGGGAGAGAAGATCTTCCATCAAAGTTCCTGCAAGTAGGAACGGATCGACAGCGCCTCACAATAAGGCGCGGTCGAACCTGGAGAAGAAAACTTCAAATCATAATTGTGCAAACGGTCGTAAACCATCACCGGAGAAGATTCAATGGAATGTGCTCGATCTCCAGGCTGAGAACTACTTCTCTTGTGCTGTCGGACGATCTCGGACAAATGCTCGATATATGCTCGGATCATCAGATGATGTGGTGTCATTCCTAAAGGAGTTGGCAAGTGCAAAGTCATTTTCTTGA